A portion of the Callithrix jacchus isolate 240 chromosome 13, calJac240_pri, whole genome shotgun sequence genome contains these proteins:
- the ZNF516-DT gene encoding LOW QUALITY PROTEIN: putative uncharacterized protein ZNF516-DT (The sequence of the model RefSeq protein was modified relative to this genomic sequence to represent the inferred CDS: inserted 1 base in 1 codon; deleted 2 bases in 1 codon), with translation MRVPPAGTWALRPTGTETGTPFRGSQAPGHIVLLLLVITPQWRWIPSKTPNVAPLGNQGCNPGGYLRGGVSLWALHPPPWQPAALPNLGRLQKKLLRTRCKGRRLCPKAGDQTXGPFCTCDVSVCVCVCVRVSGSGGGVRRKQARTSARKDPRVLKCKLRVTDDLR, from the exons ATGCGGGTCCCGCCGGCGGGCACCTGGGCACTGCGCCCCACCGGGACGGAGACCGGGACACCCTTTCGGGGGTCCCAG GCTCCTGGCCATATTGTTCTCCTTCTCCTCGTGATAACTCCGCAGTGGAGGTGGATTCCGTCCAAGACGCCCAACGTGGCTCCGCTCGGCAATCAGGGCTGCAATCCCGGCGGTTACCTCCGCGGCGGCGTCTCCCTCTGGGCCCTACACCCGCCGCCCTGGCAGCCCGCGGCCCTCCCCAACTTAGGGCGTTTACAAAAGAAACTACTTCGGACGCGCTGCAAAGGGAGGCGCTTGTGCCCGAAAGCTGGCGATCAGA CGGGGCCATTCTGCACGTGtgatgtttctgtgtgtgtgtgtgtgtgtgtccgtgtgtcgGGGTCGGGGGGAGGAGTCAGGCGGAAA CAGGCGAGAACCTCTGCGAGGAAGGATCCTCGAGTCCTAAAATGTAAGCTCCGGGTGACTGACGACCTGCGCTGA